In Anaerotignum faecicola, the following are encoded in one genomic region:
- a CDS encoding DegV family protein, with amino-acid sequence MTPFSIFSDSSCDLPDNIIKKYNVTIVPFYVSLDHKKYMREIEELAVKTLTDEMVNNGVYPKTSFPPVYDYIRKFEAELKKGSDIICFCLTEKFSGSYQSAHNAANELKEKYPDRRIHIIDSMLATGSQGLLIQQCALMRENGLDVSLILNNIEKIKKTGRVFFTVDSLEYLKHGGRIGKVSALAGQILNIKPVIGLINGELVPLGKARGNKNAVKEILNLTLKEVSHSPDDYVYSFVTSVRFNEIEKIKTHLLEEYNIIIEETDIIGATIGSHIGPTVLGICFIKKYDCV; translated from the coding sequence ATGACGCCTTTTTCAATATTTTCAGACAGTTCCTGTGATCTGCCCGACAATATCATTAAAAAATATAACGTAACCATAGTGCCGTTTTATGTTTCATTGGATCATAAAAAATATATGAGGGAAATTGAGGAGCTTGCTGTCAAGACGCTTACCGATGAAATGGTAAATAACGGAGTTTATCCAAAAACTTCATTCCCTCCGGTATATGATTATATCCGAAAGTTTGAAGCGGAATTAAAAAAGGGATCTGACATAATTTGTTTCTGCCTTACGGAAAAGTTCAGCGGAAGCTATCAAAGCGCGCATAATGCGGCTAATGAACTGAAAGAAAAATATCCCGACCGCAGAATCCACATTATAGACAGCATGCTTGCAACCGGAAGCCAAGGGCTCTTAATTCAGCAGTGCGCCTTAATGCGCGAAAACGGGCTTGACGTCAGCCTTATACTTAACAATATCGAAAAAATCAAAAAAACAGGCCGCGTATTTTTTACGGTCGACTCGCTTGAATATTTAAAACACGGCGGCCGCATCGGCAAAGTTTCCGCTTTGGCCGGACAAATATTAAATATAAAGCCCGTAATTGGCCTTATAAACGGAGAGTTGGTTCCGCTGGGCAAAGCGCGCGGAAATAAAAACGCCGTGAAAGAAATATTGAATTTAACTTTAAAAGAAGTTTCACACTCGCCGGATGATTATGTATATTCTTTTGTAACAAGCGTCCGTTTTAACGAAATTGAAAAAATCAAGACCCATTTATTAGAAGAATATAATATAATTATTGAGGAAACAGATATTATCGGAGCCACTATCGGTTCGCATATCGGTCCGACAGTATTGGGTATATGCTTCATAAAAAAATATGACTGCGTTTAA